A segment of the Solanum lycopersicum chromosome 9, SLM_r2.1 genome:
TACtgacatatttaatttaagaatCATCGCCCACCAGAGAGAAAGGAGTCTGTTACAGATGGAGAACGGGAATGTGCATTAATCGAAGATGAATAGGACGTGACAAAATCATCAAAACCTCCGTGATGATCAAATGTTAGGCCGGCTGCTGAAATACCGAGTGATGATAACTCTGGTAAGGCCACAACACCATCTAAGAACAACAAGACTTGTCGCATGGTTGGCCTATACGAGGGCTTTGAATGAGAGCAGAGCAAGCCTAGCTTTAAGACCATCTCCACTTCCCCTGGAACAAAATCGATCCCTACGTTTAGATCAACAGCCTCAAGAATATTACCCCTATTCCAGCATGAGAAAACCCAATCGACTAAAATCAGATCATCATCGTCTTGTCTTGGCTCTATAGGCCTCCTACCACAGGCAACTTCAAGCAGAAAAGCACCAAAGGAAAATACATCACTACTAGGTGTTGACCTGCCAGTTCTAGTATGCTCTGGTGCAAGGTAACCAAGTGTACCAACGACACGAGTAGACTGAGGATCGGTACCATGACTATATAGCCTCGCAAGTCCAAAGTCTCCTAGCCTACCATTTAGTTCACCATCCAACAAGACATTGCTAGCCTTAATGTCCCTATGAACCACTACATGGTCACATTCTTCGTGTAGGAAAAATAGTCCTGATGCTACACCTCTAATAACTCTGAATCTTTGGCTCCAATCAAGGGTGAATCTTGGTTTGTTGTATAAATATTTGTCTAGACTTCCACCAGACATGTATTCATAAACCAAAAGCAACTCTCCTTTCCGCCTGCAATAACCCAAAAGTGGTACTACATTCCTGTGTTGTAGACGACCTATGATCACAATCTCCGAAACAAATTCCTTCATCCCTTGTCTTGATTCATGAGATATCTTCTTTACAGCTATCTCAAGATTGGTGATAGGCATTACTCCTTTGTAAACTTTACCAAATCCACCAGCTCCCAACAGCTCCTTTTCTCTGAATCCTTTAGTGGCAGTGTATAAATCTTTGTACATAAACCTTTGTGGTCTGTACTCGCGTTCCCAATCTTCAAGAAGTTCTTCATACTTCTTCCTTCTAACATAGTAAACCACCATCGAGGTTGCTACAACAAGTAAAACCAAAGAGAGTAATGGCAAACCAATCTTTACAAATCTTGATGTCCCTTTGCGTCCAAGACGAGGAAGATTAGGAAGTTGAGAAAGTTCTTGAGCCTTCCCATTTGTCTTGAAGCTCCATCCCAAGATATAATGATATGTTGGGACAGAACCAGTTGATGATGAAAAACCAACATACATGGTCTGATCAAGAATCGGCGAAAGATCAGTTTTCAAAGACAAAAGTGGACTAACTGGTTTTTCCACATGTAATGGAGCTACTGTTACATTAATTTGCTTAGTACTGCCATCATAATCCACCCAAACTTGCATAGGCTGGCCACTTATCAAAGTCAAATTATGAAACAAGCCAGTATTATCAAAATAACCTGCTGTTTCAACTGCTACAGACCTTAATCCATTTATATCAATTCCAACATGATTGGCATTGATATCACCAAATTCCTCGCTATAGATTGTATCGAGCTCAACTCCAACTACACGGTTTGATCTATCCCCATTATTAGTTGAGTTAAAAAGTCCTAGATAGTGGTATGCTAAAGCTCCTTGAATTCTTCTCTGTGGCGCGATAACAAAAACCAGTCCATGACCACTCAAAATTCCATAATCAGACCTTATGGCGAACACAAATGTTGTAGAGAATGAAACTACAGTAC
Coding sequences within it:
- the LOC101257591 gene encoding L-type lectin-domain containing receptor kinase IV.1 translates to MLFNLVILVSLFLVGIAPVSCEVDHAFIYNGFQSQNLSLDGIAEFTPDGLLLLTDSETQDQGHAFYPNPIHFKNSTNGTVVSFSTTFVFAIRSDYGILSGHGLVFVIAPQRRIQGALAYHYLGLFNSTNNGDRSNRVVGVELDTIYSEEFGDINANHVGIDINGLRSVAVETAGYFDNTGLFHNLTLISGQPMQVWVDYDGSTKQINVTVAPLHVEKPVSPLLSLKTDLSPILDQTMYVGFSSSTGSVPTYHYILGWSFKTNGKAQELSQLPNLPRLGRKGTSRFVKIGLPLLSLVLLVVATSMVVYYVRRKKYEELLEDWEREYRPQRFMYKDLYTATKGFREKELLGAGGFGKVYKGVMPITNLEIAVKKISHESRQGMKEFVSEIVIIGRLQHRNVVPLLGYCRRKGELLLVYEYMSGGSLDKYLYNKPRFTLDWSQRFRVIRGVASGLFFLHEECDHVVVHRDIKASNVLLDGELNGRLGDFGLARLYSHGTDPQSTRVVGTLGYLAPEHTRTGRSTPSSDVFSFGAFLLEVACGRRPIEPRQDDDDLILVDWVFSCWNRGNILEAVDLNVGIDFVPGEVEMVLKLGLLCSHSKPSYRPTMRQVLLFLDGVVALPELSSLGISAAGLTFDHHGGFDDFVTSYSSSINAHSRSPSVTDSFLSGGR